Part of the Gramella sp. Hel_I_59 genome, TTTTGTGTAGATAAGGATTCCACGACTGAAAAGCCTGTGTTCAATAGAACGGTAACTTTACGTGATTCCTGGGCTAAAATTAAGTCTTAGACAGTTTTTCATACTATTTAAGAATAATTTAGCATTCAATTTTTAACATATTAACCGGTTATTAACAAGCTAGGGTGAAACCAACCGCTATCTTTGAGCTTTAATAACCTAAAATCAATAACTTATGGCAAGTACAGGAAATACATTATTAGCATTAATTACCGGAGCAGCAATTGGAGCTGGCGTTGGTTTACTTTATGCACCAGATAGCGGAGATAAGACTCGCAAGAAACTTAAAGATGATGCTCAGAATGCTCAGGACAGACTAAATAAGAAGTACAACGAAACTTCTTCTAATCTTTCTGAAAAAGCTAAGAAAGCAAGAACAGATTTCGAAGTAAGACTGGAAGAGACTTTATCTTCAGCAAGTCATAAAGCAGATGATATTTTATCTGCAATGGAGTCTAAATTAGAAGAACTTAGAAAACAAAATTCTAAATTGCAGAAAGATAAGCCGGGAACTTCAACTGGATCTGGAAACACTCCAAATAAAGCGGTAGTATAATTTCTGTATGGCATTTGAAAAGCTTTCGAACAACGTAGACGACTTAAATCATAATATTCAGGCATTCCTGCATAGTAATGCTGAATATTATAAACTTAAAGCCTTTAAGCAGGGAATGAAGGGAGCCACATCGCTCGTTCGTTTCTTAATTATGGGTTTTTTGTTAAGCATTGCCGGGATCATGTTATCCTTCGCTATTGCGATCATTATTAGTCAGTCAATTGGTGTACCCAGCTCCGGTTATTTTATCGTAGGTGGTTTTTACCTCATCGTTGGGGTGTTGATTTATATCTTTGGAAAAGAACCAATAGAGAAGTTAATCCTTCAGAAGTTTTCAAAAGCAGTTTTTAACGATAAAAATGATTAATGAGAGTTTATTCGTCCTTTAAAGATATCGACAAAGATCTTAAGATCCTGAAGTTACAAACAGAGATCGATAAAGAGGAGATTCGTCTTAGTATGGATCACACCAAAGACCAGATGACACCAATGTCACTGCTGGGAAGTGGAGTAGGTTCGATAGTGCATAAATTTCTATCAATTCGGGCGGTTTCCAAGATCATGGGTATCAAGAGGACTAATATGGACCACGAATTGTAATCATCATACAAAAAATTAAAAAGCCCCGATTCGGGGCTTTTTTTATGAGTCATTTTCGTTGTTTCTCTTTTGTTCTTCTATTCTCTTTTTGTTCTGCTCTTTCATCGCTTCCCCAATTTGATTAGAAGCGGTAAAGGACGCAACCATATTATTCAGCATTTCACTACCGGCCTGTGGTGAATTAGGTAAGAGAATAAGATTTGAATTGGTTTCTTCTCCAATAGCCTGTAATGTATCGTAATGTTGCGTAACCACGATCAGGGCCGAGGCTTCCTGGGAATTGATACCTACGTTGTTTAAAACATCCACACTTTCTTCCAGTCCGCGTGCGATCTCTCGTCGCTGATCAGCAATTCCCTGTCCCTGTAACCGCTTACTTTCAGCTTCAGCCCGGGCTTTTGCAACGATTTTTATACGATCTGCTTCAGCATCATATTCTGCTGCAACCTTTTCTCTTTCCGCAGCATTTATCCTGTTCATGGCAGCTTTCACTTGTACATCAGGATCTATATCTGTAACCAGGGTTTTGATGATATCATATCCATAAGACTGCATCGCTTCGTTCAATTCACGGTTTACAGCAATGGCTATGTCATCTTTACGTTCAAAAACGTCGTCCAGCTTCATTTTAGGTACTTCTGCGCGCACAACATCGAAAACATAGGCTGTAATCTGGTCATGCGGACTTTCAAGCTTGTAGAAGGCATCATACACGTTATCTTTTCTAACCTGGAACTGTACGGATATTTTCAGCTTTACGAATACATTGTCCTTGGTTTTAGTTTCCACCAGAACATCAAGTTGCTGAACTTTTAGATTAATCCTTCCTGCTACCTGATCTATCAGGGGAACTTTTAATTGCAGTCCAGAATTCCGGATGCTGGTAAACTTTCCGAAGCGCTCTACAACTGCTGAGGTTTGCTGCCGAACTACAAAGATTCCTGAGAATATAAGCAGCAACAGTAAAATGACGAGTATGGGTATTAAAACAAGATTTATCATGCTAATAGAATTTTTTACTGAAATTAAGCATTCTTCAGCATTTAATCAGCATAAAAAAAGCCGGTAAGATCAAGTTTCTTACCGGCTGTAATAGTTTTCAGGATCAATTATCCCAACGTTTCAATGGCTTTAGTGAGCCTGCTTAAAGTTTGTTGTTTTCCAATATAACTTGCGATCTCGTAAACGTCTGGACCTTGTAATGCTCCAACCAGTGCGAGACGTAAAGGCATCATCACTTTTCCAAAACCAATCTCCTTACTTTTGATCCAGTTTTTGACTTCAGCCTGTAGTTGTTCGGTTTCAAAATTATCCTGTCCTTCCAGGAAGGTTTTTAATTCGTTCATCAATTCTGCTGAACCTTCTTTCCATGCCTTTTTTGCATCTTTTGGCTCGAAAGAAGTAGGGGAGACGAAGAAGAAATATCCCTGATCCCAGAGATCTTCTACAAACACTGCTCTTTCTTTGATCAAGGAAACAACGTTCTTAACATAGGATTCTTCTACCACGATCTCTTTTTCCTTCAGGATCTTTTGAAATTCCTTTGTAACCTGCGATTCATCTGCTTCCTGCATATAATGCTGCTGGAACCATTTTGTTTTTTCCGGATCAAATTTAGCACCGCCTTTATGAACTCGTTCCAGTTCAAAAGATTTCGTTAACTCGTCAAGACTAAAGAATTCCTGCTCTGTTCCAGGGTTCCAGCCTAAAAATGCCAGCATGTTTACTACCGCTTCTGGGTAATAACCTTCTTCTTTGTATCCTGTAGAAACATCGCCAGATGCTGGATCTTTCCACTCAAGAGGAAATACCGGGAAACCCATTTTTTCACCATCTCTTTTGCTCAATTTCCCTTTACCCTGAGGTTTCAGAATAAGTGGTAAATGAGCAAATTCTGGAGCGGTCCATCCAAACGCACGA contains:
- a CDS encoding YtxH domain-containing protein; this translates as MASTGNTLLALITGAAIGAGVGLLYAPDSGDKTRKKLKDDAQNAQDRLNKKYNETSSNLSEKAKKARTDFEVRLEETLSSASHKADDILSAMESKLEELRKQNSKLQKDKPGTSTGSGNTPNKAVV
- a CDS encoding phage holin family protein; this translates as MAFEKLSNNVDDLNHNIQAFLHSNAEYYKLKAFKQGMKGATSLVRFLIMGFLLSIAGIMLSFAIAIIISQSIGVPSSGYFIVGGFYLIVGVLIYIFGKEPIEKLILQKFSKAVFNDKND
- the gltX gene encoding glutamate--tRNA ligase, whose amino-acid sequence is MSSKVRVRFAPSPTGPLHIGGVRTALYNYLFAKKHGGDFVLRIEDTDQNRYVDGAEDYIIESLNWCGIPYDEGPGKEKGFGPYRQSERKDKYRSYAEELIASGNAYYAFDTSEELDAHRKDHEEKGKTFIYNWHNREKLNNSLTLSSEETKEKIENGDAYVIRFKSPQDETLHLKDVIRGDMEIDSNILDDKVLFKSDGMPTYHLANIVDDHLMEITHVIRGEEWLPSLALHYMLYRAFGWTAPEFAHLPLILKPQGKGKLSKRDGEKMGFPVFPLEWKDPASGDVSTGYKEEGYYPEAVVNMLAFLGWNPGTEQEFFSLDELTKSFELERVHKGGAKFDPEKTKWFQQHYMQEADESQVTKEFQKILKEKEIVVEESYVKNVVSLIKERAVFVEDLWDQGYFFFVSPTSFEPKDAKKAWKEGSAELMNELKTFLEGQDNFETEQLQAEVKNWIKSKEIGFGKVMMPLRLALVGALQGPDVYEIASYIGKQQTLSRLTKAIETLG
- a CDS encoding DUF6327 family protein; this translates as MRVYSSFKDIDKDLKILKLQTEIDKEEIRLSMDHTKDQMTPMSLLGSGVGSIVHKFLSIRAVSKIMGIKRTNMDHEL
- a CDS encoding SPFH domain-containing protein, yielding MINLVLIPILVILLLLLIFSGIFVVRQQTSAVVERFGKFTSIRNSGLQLKVPLIDQVAGRINLKVQQLDVLVETKTKDNVFVKLKISVQFQVRKDNVYDAFYKLESPHDQITAYVFDVVRAEVPKMKLDDVFERKDDIAIAVNRELNEAMQSYGYDIIKTLVTDIDPDVQVKAAMNRINAAEREKVAAEYDAEADRIKIVAKARAEAESKRLQGQGIADQRREIARGLEESVDVLNNVGINSQEASALIVVTQHYDTLQAIGEETNSNLILLPNSPQAGSEMLNNMVASFTASNQIGEAMKEQNKKRIEEQKRNNENDS